A part of Amycolatopsis camponoti genomic DNA contains:
- the pspAB gene encoding PspA-associated protein PspAB has product MTLLDSKLVRCWTSRPHLQSLYTLAAAAPRMRAALGLTPTGGGAIGFKVDGDALARTEAELLAATSARLPVHPLVTQDLYGRSTVRCWRRNHDLRVLTGDLVDVADRLARAGYGGCLRSATVEFAEPGGRRDRKLALVYLFDRGTFHTAPVAGNAPLDPALELRARAALHGALPLEPHAHRRFVV; this is encoded by the coding sequence GTGACCCTGCTGGACAGCAAGCTCGTCCGCTGCTGGACATCCCGTCCGCACCTGCAGTCCCTCTACACCCTCGCCGCGGCCGCCCCGCGGATGCGCGCCGCGCTCGGCCTCACGCCGACCGGCGGCGGCGCGATCGGCTTCAAGGTGGACGGGGACGCGCTGGCCCGCACCGAGGCGGAGCTGCTCGCCGCGACGTCGGCCCGGCTGCCGGTGCACCCGCTGGTGACGCAGGACCTGTACGGGCGTTCGACGGTCCGGTGCTGGCGCCGCAACCACGACCTGCGCGTGCTGACCGGCGACCTGGTCGACGTCGCGGACCGGCTGGCCCGGGCGGGCTACGGCGGCTGCCTGCGGTCGGCGACCGTCGAGTTCGCCGAGCCCGGTGGCCGCCGCGACCGCAAGCTCGCGCTGGTGTACCTGTTCGACCGCGGCACGTTCCACACCGCGCCCGTCGCCGGGAACGCGCCCCTCGACCCCGCGCTGGAGCTGCGCGCCCGCGCCGCCCTGCACGGCGCGCTGCCGTTGGAACCGCACGCGCACCGCCGGTTCGTCGTCTGA
- a CDS encoding carboxylesterase/lipase family protein has protein sequence MTDPVVPTTSGAVRGQVTAAGFALFRGIPYAAAPEGDLRFAEPVPAPPWEDTRDTSRPGPTAPQRRHDVPGLDLSPLTGTGWRPGPEYLTVDVWTPQLGAAGLPVLVFVHGGAFLGGTGSAPVYDGTSFSHAGAVLVTVQYRLGVDGFLPLDGGTTNLGLRDQLAALRWVQENIAGFGGDPGNVTFFGAASGAVSVACLLGSPLSTGLFHRAIVQSGHPDMVRDGVQSRRLARVIADELKAEPTAEAFRKVSTEQLLDAQDAVLRPGGAPDLRDALGYDRGYGLSPFLPMVGDDVLPQHPAKAIRAGAGRDVDLVVGSCSEEMRLYLVPTGALDAVTDDQAVASLAVSHPDPAGVLQRYGLGSDRSAGEVLVAALTDLVFRDGVRDLAEHHGGRTFRYEFEWGSPLLDGALGACHGLELPFVFDALGPVSGPRGLLGEQPPRELARDLNGAWYRFAATGAPGWAEYTDEDTLFHTY, from the coding sequence ATGACCGACCCCGTCGTCCCCACCACGTCCGGCGCGGTCCGCGGTCAAGTCACCGCCGCCGGCTTCGCGCTGTTCCGCGGCATCCCGTACGCCGCCGCGCCCGAGGGCGACCTGCGCTTCGCCGAACCCGTCCCGGCCCCGCCGTGGGAGGACACCCGCGACACGAGCAGACCCGGACCGACCGCACCGCAGCGCCGGCACGACGTGCCCGGCCTCGACCTCTCCCCCCTCACCGGCACCGGCTGGCGGCCGGGCCCGGAGTACCTGACGGTCGACGTCTGGACCCCGCAACTCGGCGCGGCCGGACTGCCGGTGCTGGTGTTCGTGCACGGCGGCGCGTTCCTCGGCGGCACCGGGTCGGCGCCGGTCTACGACGGCACCTCGTTCTCGCACGCCGGCGCGGTGCTCGTGACCGTCCAGTACCGGCTCGGCGTCGACGGCTTCCTGCCGCTGGACGGCGGCACGACGAACCTCGGGCTGCGCGACCAGCTCGCGGCCCTGCGGTGGGTCCAGGAGAACATCGCCGGGTTCGGCGGCGACCCCGGCAACGTCACCTTCTTCGGCGCCGCCTCCGGCGCGGTCAGCGTCGCCTGCCTCCTCGGCTCCCCGCTCTCGACGGGACTCTTCCACCGCGCCATCGTCCAGAGTGGACACCCGGACATGGTGCGCGACGGCGTCCAGTCACGCCGCCTCGCCCGGGTGATCGCCGACGAGCTGAAGGCCGAGCCGACCGCCGAGGCGTTCCGGAAGGTCTCGACCGAGCAGCTGCTCGACGCCCAGGACGCCGTCCTGCGGCCCGGCGGCGCCCCCGACCTGCGCGACGCGCTCGGCTACGACCGCGGGTACGGCCTCAGCCCGTTCCTCCCGATGGTCGGCGACGACGTCCTGCCGCAGCACCCGGCCAAGGCGATCCGGGCGGGCGCCGGGCGCGACGTCGACCTGGTCGTCGGCAGCTGCAGCGAGGAGATGCGGCTCTACCTCGTGCCCACCGGCGCGCTGGACGCCGTCACCGACGACCAGGCCGTGGCGTCGCTGGCGGTGTCGCACCCCGACCCGGCCGGCGTGCTCCAGCGGTACGGCCTCGGCTCGGACCGCTCGGCGGGCGAGGTCCTCGTCGCGGCCCTCACCGACCTGGTCTTCCGCGACGGCGTCCGCGACCTGGCCGAGCACCACGGCGGCCGAACCTTCCGGTACGAGTTCGAGTGGGGTTCGCCGCTGCTCGACGGCGCGCTGGGCGCGTGCCACGGGCTCGAGCTGCCGTTCGTGTTCGACGCGCTGGGGCCGGTGTCCGGGCCGCGGGGCCTGCTGGGCGAGCAGCCGCCGCGGGAGCTGGCGCGCGACCTGAACGGCGCCTGGTACCGCTTCGCCGCCACCGGCGCGCCCGGCTGGGCGGAGTACACGGACGAGGACACGCTGTTCCACACCTACTGA
- a CDS encoding DUF2269 family protein: MSKILLSVHVLAAILAVGPVAVAASMFPAAVRKGDLKIAKVLHRICRVYAYAAIAVPVFGFGVAGTMHVMGDPWLLTSIGLTAVAAAVLALLVLPRQRRLLAEESTSGKLSRLAMVTGVFNLLWAAVTVLMIVRPGSSTGA; encoded by the coding sequence GTGTCGAAAATCCTGCTCTCGGTCCACGTCCTGGCGGCGATCCTCGCCGTCGGCCCGGTCGCCGTCGCGGCCAGCATGTTCCCCGCCGCCGTCCGGAAGGGTGATCTCAAGATCGCGAAGGTGCTGCACCGGATCTGCCGCGTGTACGCCTACGCCGCCATCGCGGTGCCGGTCTTCGGCTTCGGCGTGGCGGGCACGATGCACGTGATGGGCGACCCGTGGCTGCTCACGTCGATCGGGCTGACCGCCGTCGCCGCCGCGGTGCTCGCGCTGCTGGTCCTGCCCCGGCAGCGGCGGCTGCTGGCCGAAGAGTCCACTTCGGGCAAGCTGAGCAGGCTCGCCATGGTGACGGGCGTGTTCAACCTGCTGTGGGCCGCGGTGACGGTGCTGATGATCGTGCGGCCCGGCTCCTCGACCGGCGCCTAG
- a CDS encoding MarR family winged helix-turn-helix transcriptional regulator, whose product MTELAERLLGAVQGIRRVVRRRVRAEVPGFPLPGAQVEVLRVVADRPGIGVAAAARELHLAANSVSTLVNQLVDAGLLRREADPADRRAARLEITDAARDRMASWRRARTGLVAEALTGLSEEDTAAIEQALPAMEKLMGILKEQP is encoded by the coding sequence ATGACCGAACTCGCCGAACGCCTGCTCGGTGCCGTCCAGGGGATCCGCCGGGTCGTGCGCCGCCGCGTGCGCGCCGAGGTGCCCGGCTTCCCACTGCCCGGCGCGCAGGTCGAGGTCCTGCGCGTCGTGGCCGACCGGCCCGGCATCGGCGTCGCCGCGGCCGCGCGCGAACTGCACCTGGCCGCCAACTCGGTCAGCACGCTGGTGAACCAGCTCGTCGACGCCGGCCTGCTGCGCCGGGAGGCCGACCCCGCCGACCGGCGCGCGGCCCGGCTGGAGATCACCGATGCCGCGCGCGACCGGATGGCCTCGTGGCGGCGCGCCCGCACCGGGCTCGTCGCCGAAGCACTCACCGGACTGTCCGAAGAGGACACGGCGGCGATCGAACAGGCGTTGCCGGCCATGGAAAAGCTCATGGGCATCCTGAAGGAGCAGCCATGA
- a CDS encoding APC family permease: MPGQATAGGDSHVRRTAPGRAGHAGCRLPRAGRRRAAHRHRRHRGAGHRARERRGHARRVPARRRHPRALRRRLRADEQGRHRRRRVLRLRHQGPRPSAGPGRGTDRAAGLQLHRRRRGRDERCSGSRWSWRCRSCSSSTSRSPSGPGWTSTPSHPVWCSPARSGSRSCSPSTLFVGFKATGLFSEEARDPHRTISRATYTAIVLIGVFAAFTTWAVVSATRVAEAGKTAQDHLATGDLVFSISHTYLGSLLTDVMMLLLVVSLFAALLALHNSATRYLFALGRARVLPAVLGRTNAGNGAPYVASGAQIGVATLIAAVYALAGLDPLADLTASMTGIGTLGVIALQALAGVAVVAFFRRRRDPRIWRTAVAPGLGGLGLIAVTTLAFLNFPTLAGSDAPAIALLPWLLAVAVAVAGGLALAMWLRRRRPDVYAGLDELGLEAVSS, from the coding sequence ATGCCCGGACAAGCCACCGCGGGAGGAGATTCCCATGTCCGACGCACAGCGCCGGGACGCGCTGGGCACGCCGGGTGTCGTCTTCCTCGTGCTGGCCGCCGTCGCGCCGCTCACCGGCATCGTCGTCATCGCGGCGCTGGGCATCGCGCTCGGGAACGGCGGGGGCATGCCCGGCGCGTTCCCGCTCGCCGCCGTCATCCTCGTGCTCTTCGGCGTCGGCTACGCGCAGATGAGCAAGGTCGTCACCGGCGCCGGCGGGTTCTACGTCTACGTCACCAAGGGCCTCGGCCGTCCGCTGGGCCTGGTCGCGGCACTGATCGCGCTGCTGGGCTACAACTGCATCGTCGCCGGCGCGGTCGGGACGAAAGGTGCTCGGGGTCTCGCTGGTCCTGGAGGTGTCGATCCTGCTCGTCCTCGACGTCGCGGTCGCCGTCCGGACCGGGCTGGACGTCCACGCCTTCGCACCCGGTGTGGTGTTCTCCGGCTCGGTCGGGGTCGCGTTCCTGTTCGCCTTCAACGCTTTTCGTCGGCTTCAAGGCCACCGGGCTGTTCAGCGAGGAGGCCCGGGACCCGCACCGGACGATCTCCCGCGCGACCTACACGGCGATCGTGCTCATCGGCGTCTTCGCCGCGTTCACGACGTGGGCGGTGGTCAGCGCGACGCGCGTCGCCGAGGCCGGCAAGACCGCACAGGACCACCTCGCCACCGGGGACCTCGTCTTCTCGATCAGCCACACCTACCTCGGCTCGCTCCTCACCGACGTGATGATGCTGCTGCTGGTCGTCAGCCTGTTCGCGGCGCTGCTGGCCCTGCACAACTCGGCGACGCGCTACCTGTTCGCGCTCGGCCGGGCCCGGGTGCTGCCCGCGGTCCTCGGCCGGACGAACGCGGGCAACGGCGCGCCGTACGTCGCCAGCGGCGCGCAGATCGGGGTGGCGACGCTGATCGCGGCGGTGTACGCGCTGGCCGGGCTGGACCCGCTCGCCGACCTCACGGCCAGCATGACCGGCATCGGGACGCTCGGCGTGATCGCGCTGCAGGCCCTGGCCGGGGTCGCCGTCGTGGCGTTCTTCCGCCGGCGGCGCGACCCCCGGATCTGGCGCACGGCGGTGGCGCCCGGCCTCGGCGGGCTCGGCCTGATCGCCGTGACGACGCTGGCGTTCCTCAACTTCCCGACCCTCGCCGGGTCCGACGCGCCGGCGATCGCGTTGCTGCCGTGGCTGCTGGCGGTGGCGGTGGCGGTGGCCGGCGGGCTCGCGCTCGCGATGTGGCTGCGGCGTCGCCGGCCGGACGTCTACGCGGGCCTGGACGAGCTCGGGCTCGAAGCCGTGTCCAGCTAG
- a CDS encoding ABC transporter ATP-binding protein translates to MTEPAVRCTGLSHSFGTTRAVDGVDLEISPGEVFGLLGPNGAGKTTTLRMITTLLPTATGRITVFGVDVARRRMAVRRLIGYVPQQLSADGALTGRENVALFARLFDVPRARRAGEVRRALDLVGLADEADRVAKGYSGGMIRRLELAQALVSSPRLLILDEPTIGLDPVARSAVWERITQIRTDTGMTVLVTTHYMDEAEQYCDRVALMHAGRIRALGTPAELETDLGPGSTLDDVFRAVTGDRLETDEGGIRSVRAARRTARRLG, encoded by the coding sequence ATGACCGAACCCGCGGTGCGGTGCACCGGCCTGAGCCACTCGTTCGGGACGACCCGCGCGGTCGACGGCGTCGATCTGGAGATCTCCCCCGGCGAGGTGTTCGGCCTGCTCGGCCCGAACGGCGCCGGCAAGACGACGACGCTGCGCATGATCACCACGTTGCTGCCCACCGCGACGGGCCGCATCACCGTCTTCGGCGTCGACGTCGCGCGCCGGAGGATGGCCGTGCGGCGGCTGATCGGCTACGTCCCGCAGCAGCTGTCCGCCGACGGCGCCCTGACCGGGCGCGAGAACGTCGCGTTGTTCGCCCGGCTCTTCGACGTGCCGCGCGCCCGGCGCGCCGGCGAGGTGCGGCGGGCCCTGGACCTCGTCGGGCTGGCCGACGAAGCCGATCGCGTCGCGAAGGGCTACTCCGGCGGCATGATCCGCCGGCTCGAGCTCGCCCAGGCCCTGGTCAGCTCGCCGCGGCTGCTGATCCTCGACGAGCCGACGATCGGGCTCGACCCGGTCGCCCGCTCGGCCGTGTGGGAGCGGATCACGCAGATCCGCACCGACACCGGTATGACCGTGCTCGTCACCACGCACTACATGGACGAGGCCGAGCAGTACTGCGACCGAGTCGCGCTCATGCACGCCGGCCGGATCCGGGCGCTGGGCACCCCCGCCGAGCTCGAGACCGACCTCGGCCCCGGGTCCACATTGGACGACGTGTTCCGGGCGGTCACCGGCGACCGCCTCGAAACCGACGAAGGAGGGATCCGCAGTGTCCGTGCCGCTCGCCGCACCGCCCGCCGTCTCGGCTGA
- a CDS encoding nitroreductase/quinone reductase family protein encodes MPSDFALKSMNAVHRGLIKLTRGKVGWHAAMPVLELTTIGRKSGQPRSVLLTSPHQQGDTLVVVASRGGDDTHPAWFLNLRDNPDVEVSLKGSPKRPMLARVADAEERAELWPKISGEFKNYAQYQTKTEREIPLVFLEPR; translated from the coding sequence ATGCCGAGCGATTTCGCCCTCAAGTCCATGAACGCCGTGCACCGCGGCCTGATCAAGCTCACCCGCGGGAAGGTGGGCTGGCACGCGGCCATGCCCGTCCTGGAGCTCACCACGATCGGCCGCAAGAGCGGCCAGCCGCGGTCGGTGCTGCTGACTTCGCCGCACCAGCAAGGCGACACCCTGGTCGTCGTGGCGTCGCGCGGCGGGGACGACACGCACCCCGCGTGGTTCCTGAACCTGCGCGACAACCCCGACGTCGAGGTCTCCCTGAAGGGCTCGCCGAAGCGGCCGATGCTCGCCCGGGTCGCCGACGCGGAGGAACGCGCCGAGCTCTGGCCGAAGATCTCCGGCGAGTTCAAGAACTACGCGCAGTACCAGACGAAGACCGAGCGCGAGATCCCGCTCGTCTTCCTCGAACCCCGCTAG
- a CDS encoding transglycosylase domain-containing protein, translated as MAPAAIGAGLLSNQVGDSVDAISAQLAAADPPLTTTVTDRDGTPIATLYAQYRLPVTAAGIATTMKAAIIGIEDRRFYTEGGVDVQGMLRAAVNDSAGGSLQGASTISQQFVKNYLVNVVDRNDPVAQQQDREDSLARKLREAKMAVQLNNTMSKDDILANYLNVVEFSGTVYGVGAAAKAYFGTTADKLTVPQAALLAGMVNNPSVYNPYTHADKALQRRNLVIDAMVTNGSIPASYAATAKAAPLGLLPDGPVTPSGTCMGAAPDAGFFCAYAESYLVHAGFTADQLATGGYTIKTTLDPRVSQVAKDSVDANVPTTQDGVANTFAVVQPGSTGHQVLAMVANRNYGTDPARGETSTDIVADASNEFGAGSSFKIFTSAAALVTGKAGLETPLPNPDSQCFPVPDAHSACYTVHNDGHYADPISLADGLATSPNVAFVGLESQVGMPAVLDMAYKLGLRNTLATNDAGAVPDPASGNPQYNEPQSKYFQNLLSFTLGNSPVSPLEMANVSATLMSGGVWCPPNPILSMTDRNGNAVPVPQQACEQVIPTGVANTLEAGLSKDTTDGTSAQAAHAAGWTRPDIGKTGTTQQSESVAFVGGVDGYAVSSMVFADGPRPREICPGTPVHLGNCGHGAFGGTVAAPPYFHAMSQLLAGVPDQAIPGPDPGYLTARS; from the coding sequence ATGGCGCCCGCCGCCATCGGCGCCGGCCTGCTGTCGAATCAGGTCGGCGATTCGGTGGACGCCATTTCCGCCCAGCTGGCCGCGGCCGATCCGCCGCTGACCACGACGGTGACCGACCGCGACGGCACGCCGATCGCGACGCTGTACGCGCAGTACCGGCTGCCGGTCACCGCGGCCGGGATCGCGACGACGATGAAGGCCGCCATCATCGGGATCGAAGACCGCCGCTTCTACACCGAAGGCGGCGTCGACGTGCAGGGAATGCTCCGCGCGGCGGTCAACGACAGCGCGGGCGGCTCGCTTCAGGGCGCGTCGACGATCTCGCAGCAGTTCGTCAAGAACTACCTCGTGAACGTCGTCGACCGGAACGACCCGGTCGCGCAGCAGCAAGACCGCGAAGACTCGCTCGCGCGCAAGCTGCGCGAGGCGAAAATGGCCGTCCAGCTCAACAACACCATGAGCAAGGACGACATTCTGGCGAATTACCTCAACGTGGTCGAATTCAGCGGAACGGTGTACGGGGTCGGCGCCGCGGCGAAAGCCTATTTCGGGACGACGGCGGACAAACTGACCGTCCCGCAGGCGGCGTTGCTCGCCGGGATGGTGAACAACCCCAGCGTCTACAACCCGTACACCCACGCGGACAAAGCGCTGCAACGCCGCAACCTCGTCATCGACGCCATGGTCACCAACGGCTCCATCCCGGCGTCGTACGCGGCGACGGCGAAGGCGGCGCCGCTCGGGCTGCTGCCGGACGGTCCGGTGACGCCGTCCGGGACGTGCATGGGCGCGGCGCCGGACGCGGGGTTCTTCTGCGCCTACGCCGAGAGCTACCTCGTGCACGCCGGGTTCACCGCGGACCAACTCGCCACCGGCGGCTACACGATCAAGACCACCCTCGACCCGCGCGTCTCGCAGGTGGCGAAGGACTCCGTCGACGCGAACGTGCCGACCACCCAGGACGGCGTCGCCAACACCTTCGCCGTCGTGCAGCCGGGTTCGACCGGCCACCAGGTGCTCGCCATGGTCGCCAACCGGAACTACGGCACCGACCCGGCGCGGGGCGAGACGTCCACGGACATCGTCGCCGACGCGAGCAACGAGTTCGGCGCGGGCTCGTCGTTCAAGATCTTCACCTCGGCCGCGGCGCTCGTCACCGGCAAGGCGGGCCTGGAGACGCCGCTGCCCAACCCGGACAGCCAGTGCTTCCCGGTGCCGGACGCTCATTCGGCTTGCTACACCGTCCACAACGACGGCCACTACGCCGACCCGATCAGCCTCGCCGACGGCCTCGCGACGTCACCGAACGTCGCCTTCGTCGGGCTCGAGAGCCAGGTCGGGATGCCCGCCGTGCTCGACATGGCCTACAAGCTGGGCCTGCGGAACACCCTCGCGACCAACGACGCGGGCGCCGTCCCGGACCCCGCGTCGGGCAACCCGCAGTACAACGAACCGCAGTCGAAGTACTTCCAGAACCTGCTGTCGTTCACCCTCGGCAACAGCCCGGTCAGCCCGCTGGAGATGGCGAACGTCTCGGCGACGCTGATGAGCGGCGGCGTCTGGTGCCCGCCGAACCCGATCCTGTCGATGACCGACCGGAACGGGAACGCCGTCCCGGTGCCGCAGCAGGCGTGCGAGCAGGTCATCCCGACCGGCGTGGCGAACACCCTCGAAGCGGGCCTGAGCAAGGACACGACGGACGGCACGTCGGCCCAGGCGGCCCACGCGGCCGGCTGGACGCGCCCCGACATCGGCAAGACGGGCACGACGCAGCAGAGCGAGTCCGTGGCGTTCGTCGGCGGCGTCGACGGCTACGCGGTCTCGTCCATGGTCTTCGCCGACGGCCCGCGCCCGCGCGAAATCTGCCCCGGCACGCCGGTGCACCTCGGCAACTGCGGCCACGGCGCATTCGGTGGCACGGTCGCCGCGCCGCCGTACTTCCACGCGATGAGCCAACTGCTCGCGGGCGTGCCGGACCAGGCGATCCCCGGCCCGGACCCGGGCTACCTGACCGCGCGGAGCTAG
- a CDS encoding ABC transporter permease has product MSVPLAAPPAVSADPGPLRQARILAARVGAMCLVELQKLRRDQTELLTRAIQPALWLLIFGETFTRLKAITTGSTPYLDYLAPGILAQSALFISIFYGIQIIWERDAGVLAKLLVTPTPRAALVAGKAFAAGVRALVQALMVLILAAILGVGLTVNPLKLLAMAVVLVLGSAFFCCLSIVIAGIVLSRERLMGIGQAITMPLFFGSNALYPVDLMPSWLKVLSHVNPLSYQVDALRGLLIGTPSHLGLDFAVLAAATVAAVSVASALLGRLAR; this is encoded by the coding sequence GTGTCCGTGCCGCTCGCCGCACCGCCCGCCGTCTCGGCTGACCCCGGCCCGCTGCGCCAGGCGCGGATCCTCGCCGCGCGCGTCGGCGCGATGTGCCTGGTGGAGCTGCAGAAGCTGCGCCGCGACCAGACCGAGCTGCTCACCCGGGCGATCCAGCCCGCGCTGTGGCTGCTGATCTTCGGGGAGACGTTCACCCGGCTCAAGGCGATCACGACCGGCTCGACGCCGTACCTCGACTACCTCGCGCCCGGCATCCTCGCGCAGTCGGCGTTGTTCATCTCGATCTTCTACGGGATCCAGATCATCTGGGAACGCGACGCGGGCGTGCTCGCCAAGCTCCTGGTGACCCCGACCCCGCGCGCCGCGCTCGTCGCGGGGAAGGCGTTCGCCGCCGGCGTCCGCGCGCTCGTGCAGGCCTTGATGGTGCTGATCCTGGCGGCGATCCTCGGCGTCGGGCTGACCGTGAACCCGCTGAAGCTGCTGGCGATGGCCGTCGTGCTCGTGCTCGGGTCGGCGTTCTTCTGCTGCCTGTCCATCGTGATCGCCGGGATCGTGCTGTCGCGCGAACGGCTGATGGGCATCGGCCAGGCGATCACGATGCCGCTGTTCTTCGGCTCGAACGCGCTCTACCCGGTGGACCTCATGCCGTCGTGGCTGAAGGTGCTCAGCCACGTCAACCCGCTGAGCTACCAGGTCGACGCGCTGCGCGGGCTGCTGATCGGCACGCCGTCGCACCTCGGGCTCGACTTCGCCGTGCTGGCCGCGGCGACGGTCGCCGCGGTTTCGGTCGCTTCGGCCCTGCTCGGCAGGTTGGCCCGTTGA
- a CDS encoding VOC family protein: MASVLNPYLSFRAEARQAMEFYKSVFGGTLTVNTFGEFGSPEGADADKIMHAQLETEKGYRLMAADTPTGMDHNPGTNITVSLSGDDADDLRGYWDKLSEGGTVTVPFEKQMWGDEFGSCIDKFGIPWMVNVVHQA, encoded by the coding sequence GTGGCTTCCGTGCTCAACCCGTACCTGAGCTTCCGCGCCGAGGCGCGGCAGGCCATGGAGTTCTACAAGAGCGTCTTCGGCGGCACTTTGACCGTGAACACGTTCGGGGAATTCGGTTCACCCGAAGGGGCGGACGCGGACAAGATCATGCACGCCCAGCTGGAGACCGAAAAGGGCTACCGGCTCATGGCGGCCGACACCCCGACCGGGATGGACCACAACCCGGGCACGAACATCACGGTCAGCCTCAGCGGCGACGACGCGGACGACCTGCGCGGCTACTGGGACAAGCTGAGCGAGGGCGGCACCGTGACGGTTCCGTTCGAAAAGCAGATGTGGGGCGACGAATTCGGCTCCTGCATCGACAAGTTCGGCATCCCGTGGATGGTCAACGTCGTCCATCAGGCGTAA
- a CDS encoding GNAT family N-acetyltransferase, translated as MASPLDNPAWASLTGPHARFAERRGRVVRYLEDVAPFLGLPGDPDEQDWRDVAELAGPGVVVLTAATAPRPPSGWEVLDALPGVQLVDEGVAAAPDPEAVRLGLADVPEMLDLVERTKPGPFRKRTVELGTYLGIRRGGALVAMAGERLHPPGFTEISAVCTDPAYRGQGLGTRLVLAVAAGIRERGETPMMHAAASNTSAIRLYLSLGFALRQRPDFVAVRVPG; from the coding sequence ATGGCTTCTCCGCTGGACAACCCGGCTTGGGCGTCGCTGACCGGGCCGCACGCCCGCTTCGCGGAACGACGCGGGCGCGTGGTGCGCTACCTCGAGGACGTCGCGCCCTTCCTCGGCCTCCCCGGCGACCCGGACGAGCAGGACTGGCGGGACGTCGCCGAGCTGGCCGGGCCGGGAGTCGTCGTGCTCACCGCCGCCACCGCGCCGCGGCCGCCGTCCGGCTGGGAGGTGCTAGACGCGCTTCCCGGCGTCCAGCTCGTCGACGAGGGTGTCGCGGCCGCGCCGGACCCCGAAGCCGTGCGGCTGGGGCTCGCGGACGTGCCGGAGATGCTGGACCTCGTCGAGCGGACGAAGCCCGGGCCGTTCCGGAAGCGGACCGTCGAGCTCGGCACGTACCTCGGGATCCGGCGCGGCGGCGCGCTGGTGGCGATGGCCGGCGAGCGGCTGCACCCGCCGGGCTTCACGGAGATCAGCGCGGTGTGCACGGACCCGGCGTACCGCGGGCAGGGCCTCGGGACGCGGCTCGTGCTCGCCGTGGCGGCGGGCATCCGCGAGCGCGGCGAGACGCCGATGATGCACGCGGCCGCGAGCAACACCTCCGCGATCCGCCTCTACCTTTCGCTCGGCTTCGCCCTGCGGCAGCGGCCGGACTTCGTCGCGGTCCGCGTGCCCGGCTAG
- a CDS encoding sensor histidine kinase, which produces MPEAGSAAPPRALVRTLLRSGTPAEPAEPPDDHSDLAAIGDATLARAARYWVVVPLAYRIAAFVKVFIGFAAANGRLGLGPVLAATVFAVAANAGAVAWVLRAGGLRARVTGRALALDLAVGVALNFAVAATAPAAVQPFAVDVAWTWVVSAVAMWAGTSGLPSALWLVVAAVPLRAALTLAGGLPLTNQLAITRSIGCMVALGVAIVLAAGILILLGAGTRFAVDIGIRRGREAERRRTRRIMHDSVLQTLEALAISAPGDDAHAVSRLSEVRSVAKAEAAEIRRQITEPIPNGTARGFAVELADVATEMARDGLRTQLVAADFADDDKLSQDRRTAMCEAVREALRNTVKHSGTKQVVLRVEERDGGIAVVARDQGQGFDVHDRPPGFGITQSIVARLAEVGGHGTVDSQPGRGTRVTMWVPS; this is translated from the coding sequence ATGCCCGAGGCGGGCTCCGCCGCGCCGCCGCGCGCGCTCGTTCGCACGCTGTTGCGCAGCGGCACACCCGCGGAACCGGCCGAGCCTCCCGACGACCACAGTGATCTGGCCGCCATCGGGGACGCGACGCTCGCCCGTGCCGCGCGCTACTGGGTCGTCGTGCCGCTGGCCTACCGGATCGCGGCGTTCGTCAAGGTGTTCATCGGGTTCGCCGCGGCCAACGGCAGGCTCGGGCTCGGGCCGGTGCTCGCCGCCACGGTGTTCGCCGTCGCGGCCAACGCCGGCGCGGTGGCCTGGGTGCTGCGCGCGGGCGGGCTGCGGGCCCGCGTCACCGGCCGCGCGCTGGCGCTGGACCTGGCCGTCGGAGTGGCGCTCAACTTCGCCGTCGCCGCGACGGCCCCGGCGGCGGTGCAGCCGTTCGCGGTCGACGTGGCCTGGACCTGGGTGGTCAGCGCGGTGGCCATGTGGGCGGGTACGTCCGGGCTGCCCTCGGCGCTGTGGCTGGTGGTGGCGGCCGTCCCGCTCCGGGCGGCGCTCACCCTGGCCGGCGGCCTGCCGCTGACGAACCAGCTCGCGATCACGCGGTCGATCGGCTGCATGGTCGCGCTGGGCGTGGCGATCGTGCTGGCCGCGGGCATCCTCATCCTGCTCGGCGCCGGCACCCGGTTCGCGGTCGACATCGGGATCCGGCGCGGGCGCGAGGCCGAGCGCCGCCGGACGCGGCGCATCATGCACGACAGCGTGCTGCAGACGCTGGAAGCGCTGGCCATCTCCGCGCCGGGCGACGACGCGCACGCCGTGAGCCGGCTGTCCGAGGTGCGGTCGGTGGCCAAGGCCGAGGCCGCCGAGATCCGCCGCCAGATCACCGAGCCGATCCCGAACGGGACGGCGCGCGGGTTCGCGGTCGAGCTCGCCGACGTCGCGACCGAGATGGCCCGCGACGGCCTGCGCACCCAGCTCGTCGCCGCGGACTTCGCCGACGACGACAAGCTGTCGCAGGACCGCCGCACGGCGATGTGCGAGGCGGTGCGGGAAGCGTTGCGCAACACGGTGAAGCACTCCGGGACGAAGCAGGTGGTGCTGCGGGTGGAGGAGCGCGACGGCGGGATCGCGGTGGTGGCGCGCGACCAGGGCCAGGGCTTCGACGTCCACGACCGGCCGCCGGGCTTCGGCATCACCCAGTCGATCGTGGCCCGCCTGGCCGAGGTCGGCGGCCACGGCACGGTGGACTCCCAGCCGGGCCGCGGCACCCGCGTGACGATGTGGGTGCCGAGCTAG